The following coding sequences are from one Acidimicrobiales bacterium window:
- a CDS encoding cytochrome P450: MPTTELPAFNPFEPGFFTDPYSRYRALREGDPVHHSPLGLWMLFRHDDIVGLLRDPALSVEPENAAPTLRAQVFQEVAGERAMRRPRAILSLDPPDHTRLRRLVSKAFTPKRVEALRPRVEQLVNEALDRVAPGATMDVISDLAYPLPFTVICELLGMPEGERDQLREASHTLAGTLDPILSPEQIEAAMRASDLIRAYVTDVVAWKRANPADDLLSALVGAEEEGDRLSQAELLDQVVLLYIAGHETTVNLIGNGSLALLRNRAAYEQLGADADLAVNAVEELLRYDSPVQFSRRVTLADLKIGDRLIEAGSFVLTCLGSANHDPGRWGEDADRLSLTRPGAAQHVSFGSGIHHCLGAALARLEGQVALRTLAQRFPAAELEDEPEAWNGRIVLRGLDRLPVSPWG, from the coding sequence AATCCGTTCGAGCCGGGGTTCTTCACCGACCCGTACTCGCGTTACCGGGCACTCCGGGAAGGTGACCCGGTCCACCACAGTCCCCTGGGCTTGTGGATGCTCTTCCGCCACGACGACATCGTCGGCCTGCTGCGGGATCCGGCGCTGAGCGTCGAGCCCGAGAATGCAGCGCCAACGCTGCGAGCCCAGGTGTTCCAGGAGGTGGCCGGCGAGCGCGCCATGCGCCGGCCGCGGGCCATCCTGAGCCTCGACCCTCCCGACCACACGAGGCTGCGGCGCCTCGTCTCCAAGGCGTTCACTCCAAAACGGGTCGAGGCGCTGCGGCCACGGGTTGAGCAGCTCGTGAACGAGGCGCTCGACCGCGTGGCGCCGGGGGCCACGATGGACGTGATCTCCGACCTGGCCTACCCGCTGCCGTTCACCGTGATCTGCGAGCTCCTGGGAATGCCCGAGGGCGAGCGCGATCAGCTGCGGGAGGCGTCGCACACGCTGGCCGGGACGCTCGACCCCATCCTGAGCCCCGAGCAGATCGAGGCCGCCATGCGGGCCTCCGATCTGATCCGTGCGTATGTGACCGACGTCGTGGCGTGGAAGCGTGCCAACCCCGCCGACGATCTCCTCTCGGCCCTCGTCGGGGCCGAGGAGGAGGGCGACCGGCTGTCCCAGGCCGAGCTCCTCGACCAGGTCGTGCTGCTCTACATCGCCGGACACGAGACAACCGTCAACCTGATCGGGAACGGCAGCCTGGCCCTGCTCCGCAACCGGGCCGCCTACGAGCAACTGGGCGCCGACGCCGATCTCGCCGTCAACGCCGTCGAGGAACTGCTTCGCTACGACAGCCCGGTGCAGTTCTCCCGGCGCGTCACCCTCGCAGACCTGAAGATCGGCGACCGGCTCATCGAAGCCGGAAGCTTCGTGCTCACCTGCCTGGGCTCGGCCAACCACGATCCGGGTCGATGGGGTGAGGACGCCGACCGCCTCTCGCTCACCAGGCCGGGCGCGGCCCAGCACGTCTCCTTCGGCAGCGGGATCCATCACTGTCTGGGCGCGGCACTGGCCCGGTTGGAGGGCCAGGTGGCGTTGCGCACGCTGGCCCAGCGTTTCCCGGCCGCGGAGCTCGAGGACGAGCCCGAGGCATGGAACGGCAGGATCGTGCTGCGGGGCCTCGACCGTCTTCCCGTATCA